From the genome of Leptotrichia sp. oral taxon 847:
TTTTTTTCTTCAGGTTTTATTATCTTTCCTTTTTGTCCGAGTCCCATTCCAATTTTATCCACAGCTTCATCCAAATCTGCCATTGTTATTGTATCTTCAGCTCGACGAGCCGCTAAAATTGCAGCCTCATTTAACAAGTTCGCTAAATCCGCTCCAACAAATCCAGGAGTTATTTTAGCAATATCTTCCAAATTTACATCGCTGGCTAATTTTTTATTTTTTGAATGAACTTTTAAAATTGCGATTCTTCCTTGTAAATCAGGCGCATCAACAGTGATTCTTCTGTCAAATCTTCCAGCACGAAGTAACGCCGAATCCAACACATCTTCACGGTTTGTCGCTGCCAGTACAATAACCTTTGTATCTGTATCGAATCCATCCATTTCGACTAACAGCTGATTTAATGTCTGTTCTCTTTCATCATTGCTTCCACTGTTTTTTCCAGCACTTCTTTTTCTTCCAATCGCATCAATTTCATCTATAAAAATTATTGACGGACTTGATTCTTTCGCCTTTTCAAATAAATCTCTCACACGGGAAGCTCCAACTCCGACAAACATTTCTACAAATTCTGAACCTGAGATGCTAAAAAATGAAGCTCCTGATTCTCCTGCAACAGCTTTTGCAAGCAATGTTTTCCCCGTTCCAGGTCTACCAAGTAAAAGCACGCCTTTTGGAACTCTTGCACCAGCCTTTGTATATTTTTCAGGATTTTTCAAAAAGTCGACAACTTCTTTTAACTCTTCTTTTGCGCCGTCAACTCCTGCAACATCTTCAAACTTTACATCAGGTTTTTTATCAATTTTATTTACACGGGATTTTCCAAATCCGAATATATTTCCTGGACCCCCTTGACCGCCGCCAGTCATTTTTTTAGCCAAATATACCATAAGTCCAATCATCATAATAAGTGGAAGTGCATTTAAAAGTATCGCCAAAAAATATCCCCCACCTGATGGAGGCATCGAATTTAATTTCACATTCTTTTCTTCAATTGCGTTAATTATTTTAGGCTCATTTCCCACACGATCGGTAATTTTTTTTGTATAAAAAAGAACATCTTTTCCTTCACTTCTACCTTTTGCAACCAATTTATCATCTTTTTCGTCTATTTCTTTAAAATCACCTTTTCTAGTCTTATTTAAAAACTCAGAATACGATACATTTTTTTTCTCTTGAAAATAACCTTGAATATCCCTTTGAAATAAAAACGTAAATAAAGATAATAAGACTACGAGTAGTACAAACATAAATCCAGAAAAAGGCGAATTTCCATTTTCTTGTTTGTTTTTTCTATTGTTGTCTTTTCTCAATTCTTCCAGTCTTTTTTTTATGTCATTCTTATCTCTGTCTGCCATTTTTTCCTCCCAATCACTAATAATTTATTATTGCTTTTTAAATTTTTTATATCATTTTTATAAATTTTTTTTAAAAATTTTGAAAATTTTATATCAGAAACTGCTAAAATAATATTTTCTTCCATTTTATCTTCAAAAACTAACTCTATAATTGGAATAAAATCTCTTGCACTTTTTGATATTTTTTCATCTATTAAAATTTTTTTTATTTTTTTTGGTCCCAAATTTTTCAAATAAATTTTATCACCATTTTCACGATTTCTGATAATCAAATTGCTTTTTTTCCCGTTCAAAGTTAAATAGTTTTCAAACTCATCTTCAAATACTAAAAACGAATATTTAAAATTTTTCTTTTCATCAAAAAAATTATTAAAATCCAACATATTTTCAAAAAAATCTATTGTTTCCGAATTATACCACTCTATACTTTGATTTTTCTTTATAATTTCAAATTTCTTTTGCTTTTCTAAATTTTTTTTGTGATTCTCAATGACTTTATAGCCGTCATAATCTTTTTTCAAAACTTTATTTTTCCCCAAATAAAATTCTTTTTCCCCGTCATTTTTCAAATCACCATCACTGTCAAAAAGACTGTTAAAAATCTGGTTAATTTTTTTCCTTGAAATTTCCACATTGTTTTTATTTAAAAATTTTACAAAATTATCTTTTTTTTCATTGATTTTACTAGAACTATTCTCTCGATGGTTAATTTCTAATATCAAATCATTCACTTTATTTTTAAAATTTTTATTTATTTTAAAAAACATTGGAAAAATTTCATTTCTTATATAATTCCTTGAATAGTCACTCTCATTATTTGTATAATCAACTATATAATCTTGTTTAATCTTTTCCAAATAACTTAAAATTTCTCTTTTTTCAAATTGTAAAATTGGTCTTACAATATTTTCTCTTTCACGTGGAATACCTTTTAACCCTCTTATTGAAGTTCCTCTCAAAAGTCTAAAAATAAGTGTTTCCACATTATCATCCAAATTGTGTCCAGTTGCAATTTTGTCAAATTTTAACTCTTTTAATTTTTTATTTAAAATTTTGTATCTAAGTTCTCTTGCACCAAGTTCAATAGACTTTTTACTTATTTTACAATAACTTAAAACATCCAAATTTTCAATAAAAATTTCGACATCATTTTTTTTGGAAAAATCTTTTACAAACTTCAAATCATTTTCAACA
Proteins encoded in this window:
- the ftsH gene encoding ATP-dependent zinc metalloprotease FtsH yields the protein MADRDKNDIKKRLEELRKDNNRKNKQENGNSPFSGFMFVLLVVLLSLFTFLFQRDIQGYFQEKKNVSYSEFLNKTRKGDFKEIDEKDDKLVAKGRSEGKDVLFYTKKITDRVGNEPKIINAIEEKNVKLNSMPPSGGGYFLAILLNALPLIMMIGLMVYLAKKMTGGGQGGPGNIFGFGKSRVNKIDKKPDVKFEDVAGVDGAKEELKEVVDFLKNPEKYTKAGARVPKGVLLLGRPGTGKTLLAKAVAGESGASFFSISGSEFVEMFVGVGASRVRDLFEKAKESSPSIIFIDEIDAIGRKRSAGKNSGSNDEREQTLNQLLVEMDGFDTDTKVIVLAATNREDVLDSALLRAGRFDRRITVDAPDLQGRIAILKVHSKNKKLASDVNLEDIAKITPGFVGADLANLLNEAAILAARRAEDTITMADLDEAVDKIGMGLGQKGKIIKPEEKKLLAYHEAGHAVMTELTDGADPVHKVTIIPRGEAGGFMMPLPEEKLVTSSKELLAEIKVLFGGRAAEEIVLDDISTGAYSDIKRATRVARMYVESVGMSKKFGPINLENPDDEYAFMTNKSDETMREIDLEVRKILMDEYLNTFNTLQENISILEGVAKLLLKKETITGDEVRRIIKGETFEQILEKESEDKNPDKIENLSDEKENIETEKNLKTDFEDKFEKPKEKSKIEELEETVKDLTKDGETLEEKLKKDDFLTEKEDDSDDKANKNNDNNDKKEDTDSEDKGKNDSDKDDQNDDFNNFIGDDKDSSSKQKKKKNNFKLPSFME
- the tilS gene encoding tRNA lysidine(34) synthetase TilS; translation: MISFKEKIKDLEKNGLIKKRDKILIAFSGGPDSVFLFYLLNSLKKKYELKISLLYVNHNLRDDVENDLKFVKDFSKKNDVEIFIENLDVLSYCKISKKSIELGARELRYKILNKKLKELKFDKIATGHNLDDNVETLIFRLLRGTSIRGLKGIPRERENIVRPILQFEKREILSYLEKIKQDYIVDYTNNESDYSRNYIRNEIFPMFFKINKNFKNKVNDLILEINHRENSSSKINEKKDNFVKFLNKNNVEISRKKINQIFNSLFDSDGDLKNDGEKEFYLGKNKVLKKDYDGYKVIENHKKNLEKQKKFEIIKKNQSIEWYNSETIDFFENMLDFNNFFDEKKNFKYSFLVFEDEFENYLTLNGKKSNLIIRNRENGDKIYLKNLGPKKIKKILIDEKISKSARDFIPIIELVFEDKMEENIILAVSDIKFSKFLKKIYKNDIKNLKSNNKLLVIGRKKWQTEIRMT